A genomic stretch from Pararhizobium sp. IMCC21322 includes:
- a CDS encoding ABC transporter permease, translating to MRNIYLEPRTERSVFAPFMVSMLAVCLTIIAGSGLFLIYGKSPIAGFHAIFIEPLLTSYGIGEILLKLGPFLLIAQGLAIGFRARVWNIGAEGQLIIGAILASVVAIRFDGSTSSLLLPGMVLAGALGGMGWAGIAAWLRTRYNANEILVTFMLSSIALQILYYLVTGPLRDPEGFNFPQSITFSAAATFPILIENTRVNASLIIALVVSVVAWVFMQRSLMGYKLVVGGLAPHAARYAGFGEKRAIWLALLIGGAAAGIAGVGEVAGPLGMLQRTVSPGYGFSAIIVAFLGGLHPIGIVFSSLLMALIHVGGDFARLSVGLPSAVTDIFQGLLLTFYLASSLLLTHRLRLRKPDAVLTAEAAE from the coding sequence ATGCGTAATATTTATCTGGAACCCCGCACCGAGCGATCTGTCTTTGCGCCATTTATGGTGTCCATGCTGGCAGTCTGCCTCACCATCATTGCGGGCTCGGGCCTGTTTCTAATCTATGGCAAATCGCCCATTGCGGGCTTTCATGCGATTTTTATTGAACCGCTGCTGACCAGTTATGGCATTGGCGAAATCCTTCTCAAATTAGGACCTTTCCTGTTGATTGCGCAGGGTCTTGCCATCGGCTTTCGCGCCCGCGTCTGGAACATCGGCGCTGAAGGTCAGTTGATCATTGGGGCCATTCTCGCCTCTGTCGTTGCCATCCGCTTCGATGGGTCAACCTCATCCCTGTTGCTGCCGGGCATGGTTCTGGCAGGCGCTCTTGGCGGCATGGGCTGGGCGGGCATCGCGGCCTGGTTGCGCACGCGCTACAACGCCAACGAAATTCTGGTCACCTTCATGTTGTCCAGCATTGCGCTGCAAATCCTGTACTATCTTGTCACTGGCCCGTTGCGTGATCCGGAAGGCTTTAACTTCCCACAATCGATTACCTTTTCGGCAGCCGCGACGTTCCCAATTCTCATCGAAAACACGCGCGTCAATGCTTCGCTCATCATTGCTCTCGTGGTGTCGGTTGTCGCCTGGGTCTTCATGCAGCGCAGCTTGATGGGCTACAAGCTGGTGGTTGGTGGTCTGGCCCCTCATGCAGCACGCTATGCCGGCTTTGGCGAAAAGCGCGCCATCTGGCTGGCGCTTCTGATTGGCGGCGCAGCGGCAGGCATTGCAGGTGTCGGAGAAGTGGCTGGCCCCCTTGGCATGCTGCAACGAACTGTTTCACCGGGTTACGGGTTTAGCGCAATCATCGTTGCTTTTCTGGGTGGCCTGCACCCCATCGGCATTGTGTTTTCCAGTCTGTTGATGGCGTTGATCCATGTCGGCGGAGATTTCGCTCGGCTGTCTGTTGGTCTGCCAAGTGCTGTGACCGACATTTTTCAGGGCCTGTTGTTGACTTTCTATCTGGCAAGTTCTCTCCTGCTGACCCATCGACTGCGCCTGCGCAAACCTGATGCTGTCCTGACGGCGGAGGCCGCAGAATGA
- a CDS encoding nuclear transport factor 2 family protein: MKKLLIAAACISAFASVAFADVETNKASVKSALTGAFAEHDVAAVDKYFADPYIQHNPIAPSGVAPLRGLVEQLSKGPKGDVEIHRIIGEGDLVASHTTYTGFGPVPLVAFDVFRFNKDGKIVEHWDNLAPVAAPNVSGHTQTDGATQIVDQDKTEANKALVEDFISRALIEREQLDFTKFISPTTYIQHNSSAGDGFEGLSAFMQYLAENKIDFYYKQRHLLVAEGNFVMAASVGVFGDAPTAYFDLFRLEDGLIVEHWDVIADMPSGDLPAGYPGKF; this comes from the coding sequence GTGAAAAAGCTACTTATCGCCGCCGCTTGCATCTCCGCCTTTGCCTCCGTGGCATTTGCAGATGTTGAGACGAACAAGGCTTCTGTCAAATCGGCATTGACGGGCGCATTCGCAGAGCATGATGTTGCAGCTGTGGATAAATATTTTGCAGATCCATACATCCAGCACAATCCGATTGCGCCATCTGGCGTGGCACCCTTGCGCGGTCTTGTCGAGCAGCTGTCGAAAGGCCCTAAGGGCGATGTCGAGATTCACCGCATCATTGGGGAAGGGGACCTGGTTGCCAGCCACACGACTTACACAGGGTTTGGTCCTGTGCCTCTCGTGGCGTTCGATGTTTTCCGTTTCAACAAGGATGGTAAAATCGTTGAACATTGGGACAATCTGGCCCCTGTCGCTGCGCCCAATGTCTCAGGGCACACGCAAACCGATGGAGCAACACAGATCGTTGACCAGGACAAGACAGAAGCCAATAAGGCACTCGTTGAGGACTTCATTTCCCGCGCGCTCATAGAGCGCGAGCAGCTTGACTTTACAAAGTTCATTTCGCCCACAACCTATATTCAGCACAACAGTTCTGCTGGCGATGGCTTTGAAGGCCTGAGTGCATTCATGCAGTATCTGGCCGAAAACAAGATCGATTTCTACTACAAGCAACGCCACCTTTTGGTAGCCGAAGGTAATTTCGTCATGGCTGCATCCGTAGGTGTCTTTGGTGATGCGCCCACAGCGTATTTTGATCTGTTCCGACTGGAAGACGGCTTGATTGTAGAGCATTGGGATGTGATCGCTGATATGCCTTCGGGTGACCTTCCGGCCGGCTATCCGGGTAAATTCTAA
- a CDS encoding LysR family transcriptional regulator, whose protein sequence is MIDELRSMAIFATVVETGSFSAAGRRLHLGTSVVSYHVSELEKRLGVTLLYRSTRALSMTHEGERLLEAAQRMISAAADGLDMIADLSAEPSGALHLTAPAFLQNSPYEAAIWSFAARYTNVAITLRSSDKVVDIIGEGWDLAIRIGRLKDSTLKARRLGDFERRLVASPAYLASVETIKTPKDLQHRDFVSIEMVPDTETMSYKDKQQTVSHDQIRIRVDSVRAARSAVLAGLGLQSLPLTEIADDMQQGRLVHVLPNWSLEKLGVFAVWPETGPRSALTRRLLEHIKTSISAEKVSLNPL, encoded by the coding sequence ATGATCGATGAACTGCGCAGCATGGCAATTTTCGCAACAGTCGTTGAAACGGGCAGCTTCAGCGCAGCGGGTCGCAGGTTACATCTCGGCACGTCCGTCGTCAGCTACCATGTAAGTGAACTGGAAAAACGGCTCGGTGTGACGCTGCTCTACAGATCCACCCGTGCCTTATCGATGACGCATGAAGGCGAGCGACTTTTGGAGGCTGCACAACGGATGATCTCAGCCGCAGCTGACGGATTGGATATGATTGCTGATCTAAGCGCAGAGCCTTCGGGTGCGCTTCATCTTACTGCACCTGCATTTCTTCAAAACAGCCCTTATGAGGCCGCCATATGGAGTTTTGCCGCGCGATACACCAACGTAGCAATAACATTGCGCAGTTCCGATAAAGTTGTCGATATTATTGGAGAGGGCTGGGACCTGGCGATCCGCATTGGTCGGTTAAAGGATTCAACTCTGAAAGCGCGCCGGCTGGGAGATTTCGAGCGCCGCCTTGTGGCCTCACCTGCCTATTTGGCAAGCGTTGAAACAATCAAAACACCAAAAGACCTGCAACACCGAGACTTCGTGTCGATTGAGATGGTGCCCGACACAGAGACCATGAGCTACAAAGACAAACAGCAGACCGTGTCTCACGATCAGATACGGATCAGGGTCGACTCGGTCAGAGCGGCCCGGTCGGCGGTGTTAGCCGGACTGGGTTTACAGAGTTTGCCACTCACGGAAATCGCTGATGACATGCAACAGGGCAGATTGGTTCATGTCCTGCCAAATTGGAGCCTCGAGAAACTGGGTGTCTTCGCCGTCTGGCCAGAGACCGGTCCGCGCAGTGCGCTGACCAGACGCTTGCTGGAGCATATCAAGACCTCAATTTCCGCTGAGAAAGTCTCTCTCAATCCACTTTGA
- a CDS encoding glutathione S-transferase family protein, translated as MQLYDYVLSGSAYKARLFMALLGLDYQSISIDFHPGGEHKKPDFLEINPAGTLPVLVDGDVTLCDTQAILAYVAHKFDATDQWYPNNDPVATGRILQWLAFAGRLTDTAGAARLHDMLGRSLDIDAARKGAHKALRELEAHLTEQGLRGEAFLIGSKPTIADIACFPYTALAPDGGIEHDDYPAIRKWLIAIRRLPGFIEMPGIHRLHDMRDEDAG; from the coding sequence TTGCAGCTTTACGATTATGTTCTGTCTGGCAGCGCTTACAAGGCGCGGCTTTTCATGGCTTTGTTGGGCCTCGACTACCAGTCAATCTCCATCGATTTTCATCCAGGTGGCGAGCACAAAAAACCGGATTTTCTGGAAATCAATCCAGCTGGAACCCTGCCGGTACTGGTCGATGGTGATGTGACCTTGTGTGATACTCAAGCCATTCTCGCTTACGTTGCACACAAATTTGATGCTACGGATCAGTGGTATCCAAACAACGATCCCGTAGCGACTGGCCGCATCTTGCAGTGGCTTGCCTTTGCCGGTCGGCTCACGGATACAGCCGGTGCTGCCCGATTGCATGACATGCTGGGCCGTTCGCTTGATATCGATGCTGCCCGCAAAGGCGCGCACAAAGCCTTGCGCGAATTGGAAGCTCATCTCACAGAACAGGGCTTGCGTGGTGAGGCATTTCTGATCGGCTCCAAGCCGACCATCGCCGACATTGCCTGCTTCCCCTATACAGCGCTGGCACCTGATGGCGGCATAGAACATGATGATTATCCTGCGATCCGCAAATGGCTGATTGCCATTCGGCGGTTGCCTGGTTTCATAGAAATGCCCGGCATTCATCGTCTCCATGATATGCGCGACGAGGATGCCGGATGA
- the guaD gene encoding guanine deaminase, translating into MMDDLKGKTLQTTLMHAPELGSVEIIKDALITIDHDGTISSVLKPSDPYYETALATDNLVKTAKRQYLLPGFVDLHIHAPQWPQLGKALDVPLEVWLQKHTFPLEARYKDNVFAERIYGDLVSSLLAHGTTSAVYFATIHQDATRTLADICLNLGQRAFIGKVAMDNEDQCPDFYRDADAAAALDGTRAFVDYVLSMPGNDAGLIRPVITPRFIPSCTDAVLSGLGQMAADYGCHVQTHCSESDWEHAYVLERTGKTDTEALDNFGLLGRHTVLAHSNFLSDDAMDLIHSRGSGVAHCPLSNVYFSNAVFPLRRALEKSVRVGLGTDISGGPSASMLDSCRHAISASRNLEEGVDPSQSGDQRGTSDSRISFREAFHLATAGGADVLDIPVGRFAKGCKLDAILVDADNQAASISIDETMDSQDDILQKIINGATRANISTTWVAGRTVHQQA; encoded by the coding sequence ATGATGGATGATCTGAAGGGCAAGACCCTGCAAACCACTTTGATGCATGCGCCTGAGCTTGGCTCGGTGGAGATCATCAAAGATGCCTTGATCACCATTGATCATGACGGCACAATCAGCTCTGTACTGAAGCCTAGCGACCCATATTATGAAACCGCATTAGCGACTGACAATCTGGTTAAAACGGCAAAGCGACAATATCTGCTGCCGGGGTTTGTCGATTTGCACATTCACGCACCGCAATGGCCGCAACTGGGCAAAGCACTGGATGTGCCATTGGAAGTCTGGCTGCAGAAACACACTTTTCCGCTGGAAGCGCGTTATAAGGACAACGTCTTTGCTGAGCGGATCTATGGCGATCTGGTATCATCTTTGCTTGCTCATGGCACCACCAGCGCTGTTTATTTCGCCACCATTCATCAGGACGCAACCCGAACGCTGGCAGACATTTGTCTGAATTTGGGACAGCGCGCTTTCATCGGCAAAGTAGCCATGGACAATGAAGATCAATGTCCGGATTTCTACCGCGATGCGGATGCGGCTGCAGCACTGGATGGCACCCGCGCCTTTGTCGATTATGTTCTGTCCATGCCGGGCAATGATGCAGGGTTGATCCGCCCGGTCATCACGCCGCGCTTCATTCCAAGCTGCACCGATGCTGTTCTGTCGGGCCTCGGTCAGATGGCCGCAGACTATGGCTGCCATGTACAAACCCATTGTTCTGAAAGCGATTGGGAACATGCCTATGTGCTGGAACGCACCGGCAAAACGGACACCGAGGCACTTGATAATTTTGGCCTTCTTGGTCGCCATACCGTGTTGGCTCACAGCAATTTTCTGAGTGATGACGCCATGGATTTGATCCACAGTCGCGGCTCCGGCGTTGCCCATTGCCCGCTTTCCAACGTCTACTTCTCAAACGCAGTCTTTCCCCTGCGGAGGGCGTTGGAAAAATCGGTGCGCGTCGGATTGGGCACAGATATTTCGGGCGGCCCCAGCGCCTCCATGCTGGATTCATGCCGCCACGCCATCTCAGCCTCTCGCAATCTGGAAGAGGGCGTAGACCCCAGCCAAAGCGGCGACCAGCGCGGCACATCTGACAGCCGCATCAGCTTCCGCGAAGCCTTTCATCTGGCAACGGCAGGCGGCGCAGATGTTCTGGATATTCCGGTTGGCCGCTTTGCAAAGGGCTGCAAGCTGGACGCCATTCTGGTCGATGCAGACAATCAAGCTGCCTCGATTTCCATTGACGAAACCATGGATAGTCAGGACGACATTCTGCAAAAAATCATAAATGGCGCAACCCGTGCCAACATTTCTACAACGTGGGTTGCGGGCAGGACGGTTCATCAGCAGGCCTGA
- a CDS encoding ABC transporter ATP-binding protein: MTALLKLTGISKTYPAVVANDAIDLTVMPGEIHAVLGENGAGKSTLMKIIYGVTAPDAGTLEWLGTATRIKNPAHARALGIGMVFQHFSLFDTLTVAENIALAMKGSVKSITPRIKAASERFGLDVEPEMRVQSLSVGERQRVEILRCMLQEPKLIIMDEPTSVLPPQGVSDLFRTLKKLASEGIGILFISHKLDEIRELCDVATVLRHGKVTGTAVPREETSKSLARMMIGRDLPHAEKRGSNAEGKVRLTVSELSYVPDDIFATPMENVALTLREGEILGIAGVSGNGQNTLVGLLSGETKLPDAMAANIRLNGAELGATGPMDRRELGLHFVPEERLGRGAVPEHDLSENSLLTGFGSGLAKYGFLNLGGMKQFSSETIDAFDVRCGGPNATAQSLSGGNLQKFIVGREISLKPKVLIVSQPTWGVDVGAAAAIRQKLIDLRDEGVAILVVSEELEELFEISDRLHVMFRGRLSPAIKTQSTNVEDIGLAMTGDFERLETPASASVVEHA; the protein is encoded by the coding sequence ATGACAGCGCTGCTGAAACTCACAGGCATTTCCAAAACCTACCCTGCCGTGGTTGCCAATGACGCGATTGATCTGACTGTCATGCCCGGAGAGATTCACGCGGTTCTGGGAGAAAACGGCGCGGGTAAATCGACATTGATGAAAATCATCTATGGCGTGACCGCACCTGATGCTGGAACGCTGGAATGGCTGGGGACCGCCACCCGGATCAAAAATCCTGCCCATGCAAGGGCGTTGGGCATCGGCATGGTGTTCCAACACTTTTCCCTGTTTGATACGCTGACAGTGGCGGAAAATATTGCGCTGGCCATGAAGGGTTCGGTCAAAAGCATCACGCCGCGCATCAAGGCTGCCAGCGAGCGGTTTGGTCTGGATGTTGAGCCGGAAATGCGTGTGCAGTCTCTTTCTGTGGGAGAGCGCCAGCGCGTTGAAATTTTGCGCTGCATGTTGCAGGAGCCAAAACTCATCATCATGGACGAGCCCACATCTGTCCTGCCACCGCAAGGCGTCAGCGATCTCTTCAGGACCCTGAAGAAACTGGCGAGCGAGGGCATTGGCATTCTGTTCATTTCCCACAAGCTGGATGAAATTCGAGAATTATGTGATGTCGCCACTGTGCTGCGCCATGGCAAGGTAACCGGAACTGCGGTGCCGCGCGAGGAAACCAGCAAATCCCTGGCGCGCATGATGATTGGTCGCGACCTACCGCATGCGGAAAAACGCGGCAGCAACGCTGAAGGCAAGGTTCGTCTTACCGTTTCCGAACTCAGTTATGTGCCAGACGATATATTTGCGACGCCGATGGAAAATGTCGCCCTGACACTGCGTGAAGGTGAAATTCTTGGCATTGCGGGCGTCTCAGGCAATGGCCAGAACACGCTCGTTGGGTTGTTGTCAGGTGAAACCAAGCTGCCGGATGCGATGGCTGCAAACATTCGTTTGAATGGTGCCGAACTGGGCGCAACTGGCCCGATGGATCGGCGCGAGCTTGGCCTGCATTTCGTGCCGGAAGAACGGCTGGGTCGCGGCGCAGTTCCAGAGCACGATCTGAGCGAAAACAGTTTGCTGACCGGCTTCGGGTCGGGCCTTGCCAAATACGGATTTCTGAATTTGGGCGGCATGAAGCAATTCTCCTCTGAAACAATTGACGCCTTTGATGTGCGGTGCGGCGGGCCAAATGCGACCGCGCAAAGCCTGTCCGGCGGTAATCTGCAGAAATTCATTGTAGGTCGGGAAATTTCGCTAAAGCCCAAAGTGCTGATTGTCTCGCAACCCACATGGGGTGTCGATGTTGGCGCGGCGGCAGCCATTCGTCAGAAGCTCATCGATCTGCGCGATGAAGGCGTTGCCATTCTGGTCGTGTCGGAAGAACTGGAAGAGCTGTTCGAAATCAGCGACAGGCTGCATGTCATGTTCCGGGGCCGCCTGTCACCAGCCATCAAAACGCAAAGCACCAATGTCGAAGATATCGGCCTTGCCATGACCGGTGATTTCGAGCGTCTTGAAACACCAGCCAGCGCCAGCGTGGTTGAACATGCGTAA
- a CDS encoding SDR family oxidoreductase → MLLENKIVIITGASSGIGAAAAKLFANEGAKLVLGARRSELLENVTDDICGKGGEAVFLAGDVEDGHYAAELVLLAEKTFGRLDGAFNNAGTTGDMGPIPDMADDTWHKVISVNLNSGFHAAKHQIPAMRKHGGGSIVFTSSFVGHTIGLPGMGAYAAAKAGLIGLTQVLAVEHGTDKIRVNALLPGGTKTQMAGDHPGTHDWISGLHALKRMADPSEIAQAALFLISDQASFVTGSAMIADGGNSINKT, encoded by the coding sequence ATGCTGTTGGAAAACAAGATTGTTATTATCACAGGCGCAAGTAGTGGAATCGGAGCTGCTGCGGCCAAGTTATTTGCGAATGAAGGGGCAAAGCTCGTGCTCGGTGCGCGACGCTCGGAGCTTCTTGAAAACGTCACGGATGATATTTGCGGCAAAGGAGGCGAGGCTGTCTTTCTTGCTGGTGATGTGGAAGATGGCCACTATGCCGCTGAACTGGTGTTGCTTGCCGAGAAGACATTTGGACGACTTGATGGCGCTTTCAACAATGCCGGGACAACAGGTGATATGGGGCCAATTCCGGACATGGCGGACGACACTTGGCATAAGGTGATATCCGTCAATCTGAACAGTGGGTTTCATGCAGCCAAACACCAAATCCCGGCCATGCGGAAACATGGCGGTGGCTCCATAGTTTTCACCTCATCATTCGTTGGCCACACGATTGGCCTGCCTGGTATGGGGGCCTATGCTGCCGCCAAAGCGGGGCTGATCGGTTTGACTCAGGTTCTCGCAGTTGAGCACGGAACAGACAAGATTCGCGTCAACGCGCTGTTGCCGGGCGGAACCAAAACCCAGATGGCTGGCGATCATCCCGGCACCCACGATTGGATCAGCGGGCTGCATGCGCTGAAACGAATGGCAGACCCGTCCGAAATCGCACAGGCTGCATTGTTTCTGATCTCTGATCAGGCGTCCTTTGTAACAGGCAGTGCCATGATTGCGGATGGCGGGAACTCGATCAATAAAACCTGA
- a CDS encoding nuclear transport factor 2 family protein — translation MNTAKQNAINLYMEGILKGEPRKAVEAYTGDRYTQHSTGVADGRDGFIAFFEPFIERNPIREINIVRALQDGPNVFLQAYQNINNGEAEWLTTDFFDSDENGKIVEHWDVIAPVKPNNPSGRSQTDGVTDVTDLDRTSANKALVLDFINSCLIERHIDRMADFIDTQNYAQHNSDIGDGLDAFVEKFAQEASSLRYQECFLCVAEGNFVATLNRASWDEQDLCQVDLFRVENDKIVEHWDNSEPVPPRHEWANSGKF, via the coding sequence ATGAACACCGCAAAACAAAATGCCATAAATCTCTACATGGAAGGCATCCTGAAAGGAGAGCCGCGCAAGGCTGTTGAAGCTTATACGGGTGACCGATACACACAGCATTCCACTGGCGTTGCAGATGGCAGGGACGGGTTTATCGCATTTTTTGAACCCTTCATCGAGCGCAATCCCATACGTGAAATCAACATCGTAAGAGCGCTTCAGGATGGTCCGAATGTGTTTCTTCAGGCCTATCAGAACATCAACAATGGCGAAGCTGAATGGTTGACCACCGATTTCTTCGATTCAGATGAGAATGGAAAAATTGTTGAGCATTGGGATGTCATTGCGCCGGTAAAGCCCAACAATCCATCGGGGCGCAGCCAGACAGACGGCGTCACAGATGTAACTGATTTGGACAGAACTTCAGCCAACAAAGCTCTGGTGCTCGACTTTATCAATTCATGTCTCATTGAGCGTCACATCGACAGGATGGCCGACTTCATCGATACCCAGAATTATGCTCAGCACAATAGCGATATCGGCGATGGCCTTGATGCATTCGTTGAGAAGTTTGCACAGGAAGCCTCCTCGCTTCGATATCAGGAATGTTTTCTTTGCGTGGCAGAAGGCAATTTCGTCGCCACATTGAACCGCGCCTCGTGGGATGAGCAGGACCTTTGCCAGGTCGATCTGTTCCGTGTCGAAAATGATAAAATTGTTGAGCATTGGGACAATTCAGAACCGGTCCCGCCGCGCCATGAATGGGCAAATTCGGGAAAGTTTTGA
- a CDS encoding ABC transporter permease: protein MTATIIFILAGTLAATVPLLLAAMGELVAEKSGMLNLGVEGMMAVGAAAGFVTVAITGSHALGLLVGGLAALLLSGVFATLSIVFLANQVAAGLAIGILGLGVSAGIGKNYEGTTVAPMPKLPFGVLGDIPVIGPVLFAHDVMVYLAIAAAFAVWFVLQRTKLGLIIRAVGESPQSAHSLGYPVALIRTACVLFGGAMAGIGGAYLSIAYTPLWADGMVAGRGWIVVALVVFGTWIVPRVTLGAYLFGAISLLELSIQGLGLNVPSQLLSASPYIVTIIVLVVISRNPTLIQLNSPMSLGQTYRPNG, encoded by the coding sequence ATGACTGCAACAATTATCTTCATTCTGGCCGGAACGCTGGCAGCAACGGTCCCGCTTTTGCTGGCCGCCATGGGAGAACTTGTTGCTGAGAAATCCGGCATGCTCAATCTGGGTGTTGAAGGCATGATGGCCGTTGGCGCTGCCGCGGGTTTTGTTACGGTTGCCATAACCGGGTCCCACGCTTTGGGCCTGCTTGTTGGAGGGTTGGCCGCGCTTTTGCTATCGGGCGTTTTCGCAACGCTCAGCATCGTCTTTCTCGCCAATCAGGTGGCCGCTGGGCTGGCAATAGGCATTCTGGGCCTCGGTGTTTCTGCGGGTATCGGCAAGAATTATGAAGGCACAACAGTGGCCCCGATGCCAAAACTGCCCTTCGGCGTTCTGGGTGACATTCCCGTAATCGGCCCGGTGCTGTTTGCCCACGACGTCATGGTTTATCTGGCCATCGCCGCGGCGTTTGCCGTCTGGTTTGTGCTGCAGCGGACCAAGCTGGGTCTTATCATTCGCGCGGTCGGCGAATCCCCACAATCTGCGCATTCACTGGGTTATCCGGTTGCGCTGATCCGTACAGCGTGTGTCCTGTTTGGCGGCGCGATGGCAGGCATTGGCGGGGCTTATCTGTCCATCGCTTACACGCCTTTATGGGCTGATGGCATGGTCGCAGGACGCGGCTGGATTGTGGTTGCCCTGGTAGTGTTTGGAACCTGGATTGTGCCGCGTGTCACGCTCGGGGCCTATTTGTTCGGTGCGATTTCTCTTTTGGAATTATCCATCCAGGGGCTGGGGCTGAATGTCCCATCGCAATTGCTGTCCGCATCACCCTATATCGTCACCATTATTGTTCTGGTGGTGATTTCCAGAAACCCGACACTCATCCAGCTCAACAGCCCTATGAGCCTTGGCCAGACCTACCGGCCAAACGGATGA
- a CDS encoding BMP family ABC transporter substrate-binding protein: protein MKLIRKTMRHLAAATIATAMIAGAASAAEKLKIGFVYPSPVGDVGWAYQLDEGRKKLEAMFGDQIETVVVENVPEGPDAARIMNQMASTGAGMIMIGSFGYMNDGLKLAAQKPDINFIHASGYKTAANFGNFQTRNYESAYVAGMAAGYASETNTLGVVAAYAIPEVVGIINTFTLGAQRTNPDITVKVVWLNSWFNPSKAQESAKSLIAQSADVIFSLYQDTPSVVSVAEEEGVYVVNTSSDMKKYAPTKLLASMTIDWGPHFVKQVKAALDGTFEGTAYWGGMADDAVGLASLNDDLSAEQKADIQSVMDEIAAGSFHPMSGPITAQDGSEKIAAGESIDDGAMRGIDWLVAGVETKLPN from the coding sequence ATGAAATTAATAAGAAAAACCATGAGGCACTTGGCTGCGGCCACGATTGCAACAGCCATGATTGCAGGTGCTGCAAGTGCAGCCGAGAAACTGAAAATTGGCTTCGTCTATCCATCGCCGGTTGGTGATGTGGGCTGGGCCTATCAATTGGATGAAGGCCGCAAGAAGCTCGAAGCCATGTTTGGCGATCAGATTGAAACAGTTGTGGTCGAAAACGTTCCCGAAGGTCCTGATGCCGCGCGCATCATGAACCAGATGGCGTCCACTGGTGCCGGTATGATTATGATCGGATCTTTTGGCTATATGAATGACGGTCTGAAGCTGGCTGCGCAAAAGCCGGATATCAACTTCATTCACGCCAGTGGCTACAAGACAGCCGCGAACTTCGGTAATTTCCAGACCCGCAATTATGAAAGCGCCTATGTCGCTGGCATGGCGGCAGGGTATGCCAGCGAAACCAACACGCTGGGTGTTGTTGCCGCTTACGCCATTCCCGAAGTGGTCGGCATCATCAATACCTTTACGCTGGGCGCACAGAGAACCAATCCTGACATCACGGTGAAAGTGGTCTGGCTGAATTCATGGTTCAACCCATCCAAGGCTCAGGAATCAGCCAAATCTCTGATCGCCCAGTCCGCCGATGTGATCTTCTCGCTCTATCAGGATACACCGTCTGTTGTATCCGTGGCCGAGGAAGAGGGCGTCTATGTGGTCAACACCTCGTCTGACATGAAGAAATATGCGCCAACAAAGCTGCTGGCTTCCATGACCATTGATTGGGGCCCACACTTTGTTAAGCAGGTAAAAGCTGCCCTTGATGGAACATTTGAAGGCACGGCCTATTGGGGCGGCATGGCTGATGACGCTGTCGGCCTAGCGTCACTGAATGATGATCTGTCTGCAGAGCAGAAAGCCGACATTCAAAGTGTCATGGATGAAATCGCTGCCGGTTCATTCCATCCCATGTCGGGGCCGATTACAGCACAGGATGGAAGCGAAAAAATCGCTGCCGGTGAGAGCATTGATGATGGCGCCATGCGTGGTATCGACTGGCTGGTTGCCGGTGTTGAGACCAAACTACCGAACTAA